The Papaver somniferum cultivar HN1 chromosome 6, ASM357369v1, whole genome shotgun sequence genome segment GGAAGCGATAATCTGTGGGATGAAGACATCTGTGGAGAGTCATGTCGATATATTGCCgcatgtgtctttgtggacaagatgaagttgtttttcCGCCTCTACAAGGTGTCTTGACAGGGATTCATGTGGACTTCTGTAGTAAAATTATCCGTTGAGATTTGTTCTTCTTTTGGGAGGATGTGGTCGGTTGTCAGCCgacgcaaaaataatttaagttctttcacttcccaattataaataatagtatagttataagaacagATTCGTTCCACAGGGAGATATGGGTTGTCAAATTTTTTTGATTACTTATAGAAACTGGGGGAGGAGGGGGGCGGGGGGTTTGTTTGTGATTATAACTAAATAAGAATAAAGCAAATAGAATAATacgaatataagaaataaaaagtactggttagagttttcatcttccatcttccaacatGTTATCAACTGAATTAATCTCAAAATTCATTTTCTATCGATATCAATAACCCTAGAGCGTCCTATCGCAGGCTTACTTCGGCAAAACTCCTATTATCATCAAAGGCGCAAGAGCCACTCTTTGAATCCTTTCCACTAAACAACTAAGCGCAAGAGTTACTCAAGTTTAACCCAATGAAAGCACTAATATTTATGAGTTTAGGTTATTCTAAGCAATCCGGTGCAAGAGCCACACGGATTTAACCTAGGTTACGCTTCTACATATAATTGTATGGCAACAACCCGTCGTTAACAACTATATTATGCTACTTCTAACAAGGATTATTCGATGATTCCggatctcaaaccctagtttagcaatagatatgaatgcatgctcatttaatttgcaacttaaacaaactagcaatcaatcatacatggagtTATAAACGGTAGAACATAAGCGATACTAACAaattatgaatgaatgagaatgaatACTTCAATTGAATAACATGTCTTCCAACTTAGGACTACATCTCTAACCAATAAGAAAGGTTTAGTTactcatggatttcttaaaacccatacaaaataataaagaagaaaataaatcaaaccctaggttgtagaaaatctccaactccaAAGCTCTCCTCTTTCCTCCTCCTGTGTGTAAAAACGAATGATAAAAGATATCCTCAAAATATATCAAAACTCTCGCCTAAATAGCCAAATTCCGCCCATCAGTCACGCCCAAACCTGGTCATGTATAAAAGTCGCAAACGCATCGATGTGGGCTTGCGTTAACACTGGCAAAGTCCAGCCCAAATATCTTCAATGGCTTGTCAGCTCGCTGGAACTGACAACCTATTCCTTTTATTACTTCAGATTTCCCACGGACACATGAGTCTCtgagagaattatttttccctGGATTTTTAGTTTTGTCTCTTCAGAATCACGGATAGACAGGTCGCCGTGAGTTTCCAAAGTCCCAGAATTTTGTTTCTCAACCAAGCCATTCCGCGGACATACATCCCTCCGGATTTTTTTCAGCGCAGGGAGAATTATTTTTCCCTGGATTTTTACTTTTGTCTCTTCTAACTACCTGACTTTCTGTTTACTCGGCTTCATATATTTCTCATTCTCAACTTTCTCATGAGAGAAACTCGTCCCTGACTTTTACTTGTCCATTTGTATACAACCAACACCTACTTCATCACTGCGCTGCAGCAAGTCATCTTCTAGACTCGAACCTGTTATAACCCTCCGGCCATCCACCAGTCACTGCCAAGGTCGATCAATAACAGCATCTCCATCTTTCATCACACTGCCAAACCACGAGATCAGCTCTTTCTTCTCCATTACTGCCAATATTGGAAGCTGCTCAAACCCCACGACTAACAACACCTGCGTAACTTCTTTTCCATTACCGTAAACAACATCAACAGAAAACAGCCAACGTCTCTGTTTCCATATCTCTCCATCGAACATACAACAGCCAATCATCATCGTTGGCAGCAACCATGCCTTGACTCTCGGCATAAAACAGTCCCATCTCAGATCCTTCTTCCCTGAGTTTGTTCCCTGCCACCATGGCATCACCGATAGAACATCACTGCCAAGCTCATATATTCATCTCACTGCCATCAAACACCACCGTACCATACCCCTGGAACCTCAAACTCGTTATCACTGCCATTACTGGCATAACCCATTAGTCAGCAATCCGTCAATGCACCGACTCTGTCTACTCGAGCCTGTTAACAACACCAGTGATAACCATGGACTCGAGCTAAACCCATACTCCACAGAAAACTCGAGTTTTCATCCTTCCTGCCATAATCATCTCGAGCTCAATACTGCCATCATCACGGCAGCAACCTCCACAAACTCCATGAATCACTGGCAGACTCGAGCTCTGTGTTATCTCTCGAGTTTGCAACTCTGACATCAATGGACAGCTCCATTTCTTTTCACCATGAACTATCAACTACAACATAACAGTTGAGCTTCACTTCTCTGTCTCATCATTGAGAAACAACAACCATTCTCGTCTCTTGGTATTTTTTTTGGATTGTGGTAGCCCCAAGTAAAAActcgggtgcctttaacatttCTGTGCTTTCATAAATTCAGCAACTTCATCTTGCTTCAATCGCCCATCATTTCTTCATACGACGTTggaatgactccattctttcgccattggcttcgtcttttcggcCTCTTCAAGATGATGTGAAGAAATGTCGGATTTGAGCAAGTTCCACTTCCTTTTGGTCAAGATAGCCTCAAACACCTAAGaaactcaaaacaaacaaaatcaaagcataatgatacaaaaactaccaagaaagcaaagcatttgagtacctaactagtgcaaatattgcacttatcaaattcccccacacttgccttttgctagtcctcgagcaaactacaaaaataaaataaggtaCAACAACTCATTATCGTCGAAgtcacggttgcacttagcatgtgcaacaggcctttaaacccctcggtgtccctagtggacgagctatagtctcgtgagggattacaaaaggtatacccacaaaacctactccaacttcaaagcgttccagcttcccaagcatccaaagagctatgaggacatagagtttctgcatgctagtaataagaagttagaaacacCAAAGAACATTCTCATTcttaatgttgagtgagaaataaccacaccataatgagagaatgcgtgtttgagagcgatcaataagcatttcgcctcgacttctgcctcacttaaaaggattttattataattgcactcaataagacgacttttttatgggtctcacatgtgtgcaggtaggaatgaagagagaatcctgcacacgttgaatggtgggaaggaaaccttccgaattatttctggagaccccacaagatcatgggaaataaaagacttttttctgttgatctctaagaaagaaaatcaaccactatatcaaggatgagagtacttaccaccttcacatccgatcgtcagtgacgaaagcaccactctcacaaaaTCCAATAGAAAGTGgtcttcatctcgtcttcttcatcttctttgtctttgtcttcgtcttcggtcttcaactgttgatgataaactcttgaacttcgaaaatttgtaactctttctcttcaattccttgttgcttgaaacttctttatagatttttcttcttccccatggatttattaaatgaatacaaaaagaaatacaaaccaaaataatataaagaatttctcttgtcttgtctttttttttttggtgtcaaGAGAAATAACTTCAAACTGAATATAAAATAAACAATGAAATTGTTATGGTCATGggataagtactttaccgcttgattcttcataacttgtattgtcttcgtatcataaacttcaatacaattctcatcttttgattttcttcgctcttgtaaataagtcttcaacttgaatATAGAGTTCCGctccttatgtgtaagtcttcaacatgtatataaaaatcttcctattgtatgttgctttacttggatatgaaatttgatcttccctgtattgttgcttgtaaacctcaaacgtcttcaactttccttgtagatttgatgtcgctccgcttgttgatgatgatggtgtgtttctatggacctgtcgtTGGCGAGAGAGAAAGTAgttctaactgcaaatcaaactacaagaaggtggttttcatctatagacgtcaccctcatgattgaaaaaattagcatTCAAGAGAtcaagagtagtgcttctattggtgggaggttgggtagctcaccattctacctggaattaacgtacggtgacacacactcaaaagaaagctctttagtcaactACACAAAAACAATTTTGgtctggtgcctctgttgatttgaaaataggtagtctccactaatgattgatcaacaactctaataatgcatttctccctgatcctcatttgcatcaccggcatgattataTGCATTATTTAACACTCTTACAAGCAAGAAATATGAacatagttccctaacacttccaagttcagttatgtcggtcagaaatctctatgtaaacatacctagaagtatgctaatgaatctaaaatctctacaagttggaggtctttttttatttatttttatgcaaatatatacaaaattttgaaaaatctaggcaaaaaactaaaaactctatatgcaacactgaaaattctgaattctgacgtagcAGCAGATAAAAcacgaaaactgtacaaattggtaaggaatttggaaaaacaccatttcactaaagttgttcgcctacgtcttttctacaaagtgtcaaaaggtcacagtgtttcgacaaacggtctgacagttatggtccctggactgaactacgtgcagtctgaatttttctgacgaaaaggtattcgtcaaaattttcttcaaaatagaTTTTATACTCTAAGAATTTAAACATgaggatgcaaatatgatatgacaataataaaaactgaaaataaaatgaattaagatacaaaacctacgggttgcctcccatttagcgcttggttttaCGTTTTTAGCCCGACTTAGCATTCGCcttactactcctccagagggagtacatcAATAAGTTGGATCTCTTCCGTTTCCACATCAAACGGTTCATAATAGGGCTTTAAACGGTGCCCATTCACTTTAAGCTCCTTTCCTGTTAATAAGCTACGGATCTCTACTGCACTATGAGAAAAAACATTAAGCACAACAAAAGGTCCTATCCAACGAGATTTCAATTTACCAGGAAATAAATGAAGgcgagaattaaaaaaaaaagaactttctTTCCAACAATAAACTGTTTTCTAGAAATCCTACTATCATGAAaagcctttgttttctccttgtaaatttgTGAACTTTCATATGCATCATTGCGAATTTCTTCTAGTTCACTTAATTGAAGTTTTCGTTGATTAGCCCCCTCCATATCCATGTTGCATTGTTGAATAGCCCAAAAATCCTTATGCTCTATTTCAACAGGAAGGTGACAAGGTTTACCGTACACTAGCCTGtaaggagacatcccaataggtgtcttgtatgcgttTCGGTATGCCCATAATGCATCGTTGAGACGTaaactccaatccttccttgcGGGATTCACTGTTTTCTCCAGAATGGACTTTATTTGTCGATTAAAAACTTCTGCTTGCACGTTTTTTTGTGGATGATATTCTATAGCAATCTTGTGAGATATGTTGTACTTTTTCAACAAGCCCTGAAAGAACTTATTTCGAAAGTGTGATCCTCCATCACTGGTTATGGCCCTTGgggttccaaaccttgcaaaaatctGATCCATAACAAAATCTGTAAccgctttagaatcattagtaggggtggctttagcttccatccatttcgacacataatcaacaacaagtaggATATAAGATTTTCCAGAAGAATTACAAAAGGTCCCAGAAAATTTATACCCTATACGTCAAAAAGTTCTACAAAAAGAATAAACTtctgtggcatttgatttcgggcacctagattgcatgttctttgacatctatcacaagttgtacaaaaaaCATACGCATCTTTGAATAAAGTAGGCCAATAGAAACCACTTTCAAGTACCTTAAGAGCGGTTCTCTTTGCtccaaagtgtcctccacaagcgTACGAATGACAAAAACATAATATAGAATTATATTCAGATTCAGGTACGCACCTTCGTATAATTTGGTCTgcacaatgtttccataagtatcgATCATCCCAAATATATTGATTTGCTATCTTTTTCaatttgtccctctcagcacgagacaaattcttagggatttgtttagacactaaATAATTCACAATATCAGCGTACCACGGTTCTGAAAATGCAATTGAAAAAAGTTGCTCATCTGGGAAGCTTTCACGCAACGGGATAGCTTCTTTGTCTATAGTAAGACGACTCAAGTGATCTGCAACAGTATTCTCaatacctttcttgtctttaatTTCGAGATTAAACTCTTGCAGGAGTAGAATCCATCGAATTAGCCTCGTTTTCGCCTCTTTTTTTTGTAAGCAAGTACccaagtgctgcatgatcagaaaatacaacaacttttgtaccaattaaatAAGAACGAaatttttccaaagcaaaaacaattgctAACAACTCATTTTCAGTGGTTgtatagttttgttgggcctcattcaacgttctagaagcataataaatggcatgggGTAGTTTCCCCGTACGCTGGCCTAATactgcaccaaccgcataatgactagcatcacacattagcTCGAATGGCTTACTCCAATCTGGTGGTTTCATGATAGGGGATGATATCAAAAGTTCTTTTAAACTATTAGCTCGAATGGCTTACTCCAAACACTTCTCAtcgaagttaaaaaccacatctttttgcaataaacgACATAGTGGTGCTGCaaaattggaaaaatccttgataaacctgcGATAAAATCCTGCTTGACCAAGAAAAgcacgaatttccctcaccgtagtgggaggagTTAGAGAACGAATAAGatcaatcttagatttatcaacttctaATCCTTTAGAAGATATAATATGTCCTAAGACAATGTCATGagtcaccataaaatggcacttctcccaatttagcacaataTTAGTCTCAACACATCGTTTAAGAATTAATGTAAGGTTATCCAAGCAcaagtcaaatgaatcaccataaacactgaaATCATTCATAAAAACTTCGATAATGTTTCGACATATTCAgaaaagatacttaccatacaccatTGGAAggtagcgggtgcattacacaaaccaaaaggaaTCCTTCTATATGCAAATGTTCCGAACAGAAaagtaaaagtagttttctcttgatcctcaggTGTTATagcaatctgattgtaacctgaataaccataaagaaaacaatagtaagagtgtccataCAAACTTTCCAACATTTGATCCATAAAAGGTAAAGGAAAATGATCTTTTTTAGTGGTTGCATTCAGTTTTCTGTAAtctatacaaaccctccaactagtttgcacacgagttgggacaagttcgttatTATCATTCTGCACCACTGTGACGCCcgacttctttggtaccacttgtaccgggatCACCCATTTTCTATCAGAAATGGGGTAGAAAACTCCCACGTCTAATAACTTTAGTATCTCTTTCTTTACGACTTCCATCATTGAAGGATTTAAGCGGCGTTGTGCCTCCCTTGTAGGTTTTGCTTCATCCTCAAGCCGTATTTTATGCATGCACGTCGATGGGATTATTCCCttaatatcagcaattgtccatcctatagcAGTTTTGTACTCCCTCAAAACTCGAAGAAGTCTTTGTTCCTGCAATTCATTTAGTGCATTCGAAACTATTACTGGCAACTCTTCATTATCACCCAAATACATGTATTTTAGGTGACCAGGAAGAGGCTTTAGTTCTAGtttaggtgcctgcacaatagatgGAAATAACTTTTCATCAGTGCATGGTAAAGAGataaaagaaatatcatgagtagGTGGGCACTATTGCAACGAATTAAGTTCAccaatggtttcctcaaattcgTTCCCTAACTTAAGCTCGATTCTCGGATCTTTAAAATCTTTAAGGCCCACACTTATCGTGATAATAGTCTCCAATGAATCATCACACCTCAAATCAAACAAATATTGAGCTAGTGAGTCAATCACATCAACGGAGAAGCAAGAGttgacatcactaggatatcttaTCGTTTcataaatgttgaaacgtattacttctccatcaaattccatagtcAATGAGCCATCATGCACTTCAATTTTAGTTCTAGTCATGCTCATAAATGGTCGACCAAGAAGTAACTGTAGAGATGTGTCAGTTGATCCGTCTGTCATCTCCAACACAAAAAATCCGCTGGAAATTAGTTGGTTTACCTGCACAAGCACATCCTCAATAATACCTATAGGGTATACATTAGAACGGTCAGCCAACTGTAAAGTAATTCCAGTTTCTTTCAAGGGACCTAATTTAAGAGATTAATATATATATACGGGCATAACATTTACTGATGCTCCTAAATCAAGCATAGCCTTATTAAACTTGGTGTTACCAATAACAATAAGAATATCAAAACTACCAGGGTCTTTACATTTAAGTGGGAGTTTCTTTTGCAAGATAGCTGAAGCATTTTCCCCCACTTTCATTACCTCGTTACCGGTTAACCTCTGTTTATTGGTGCACAAGTCCTTCAGAATTCTCGCGTACTTGGGGACTTGTTTAATAGCATCTGTTAGtggaatgttcacatgaatcttcctgAAAATATCTAATATCTCCTTATCTTGTTTAGAGTTAGAAAACCTGCGAGGAAAAGGAAAAGGGGGAACATACGTAGAAACAGGAGTTTTAGAGTTTTCTTTAGGTAACTCATCGGTTTGGGAAGAGTCAGTAATCTCTTTCTCCAAAATCAGACCCTTAGGGTCTTTGTTTTTCTCAGCATCTTCCGGTTGCACAGttcgtgtaccacttctcaatgtcACAGCGTTGACAAAATCTATTGGGTTaagaggttgagaagggagtttcccactattctgCGTCTCCAAATGGTTCAATCTACCTGCcaatttgtgtctgcaactccttgattgcACCATCAGTAATTTGCTGATTTTTTTGCACCATTGTGGTTAGATTTTCTTCATCATAGCAAGCATCTCTGATGATTCTGAGTTTTGCACTGGTTATggttgttgttgaaaaccactagGATGATTGAAAACCAGTTCTTgagctgcagcttgcttgtttgcataactaAAATTGGGATGATCTCTCCATCCTGGATTATAATTATTGGAATTAGGATCATACCGTCGCCTTTGCTGATTTGGAAAaatagcattcacttgttcagaTTCTTCCTCATAAGAGGGAATGATTACTGTGGCCATATGTTGCATCATCTTCTCCATATTACCAATCCTATGTTCTAAGTGAGGTGAAGAAGTAACCTCATTAACTCTTTGAATCATTGACACACCTGTTGTGTTGAATTGCTGCGTGTTTGCAGCCATATTCTCGATCAATTCTGTCGCTTCGTCAATGGTTTTGTTTGTCAAAGAATCACCACTAGATGCATCGATAAGATTTCTCTCGGATTGGAGCAAACCATCGTAAAAATATTGCACTATGAGTTGCTCAGAGATTTGATGATGTGGGCAGCTCGCTAACAACTTCTTGTACCGTTCACAGTAGTCGTAAAGAGTCTCACCAGTAGTTTGTTCAATCCCAGTAATTGCTTTACGAATAGTTGTTGCTTTAGAGGCGGGAAAGTACTTTTCTAAAAATGCTCTCTGCATCTcgttccatgttgtgatacttccagGTGGAAGACCATAAAACCATTCTTCTGCAAAATCAATCAAAGAGAATGGGAAAGGTGTTAGTAAATCTCTTCCTTGATCAGTTCAAGTTGGCTTCAAACTTGTCAACCTATGTTGAAACAGTAATAAATGACGATTTGGATCGTCTTCTAGAAGCTCTTTAAACTTTGGTAACCAATGAATCAACTGAGATTTGAGCTCAACTGAATCTTCCAAGTTGACACACAACTTTTGTTGATTAAACGATGGGGATGTCAGATCTTTGAGTGTCTTCttgggaggtggaggtggtggagcggCTCTATTTCCCTGGTTCCCTTGGTTTCCCTGGTTACCAGTGTTTTGGTTGTTCGTTCCGCCAACCATCTCTTCTTGTTGTGATTTTCGAGGTTCTTGTAGTACTGTTCCTCTGCGAGTTGAAATTCCGCACCTTTGGTAATCCCAACGTTTGGATGCCATAAatcaagtacctgaaacaagattctcaaaaacataattaaaaacaaaaaattaagaaatcaaaaacaaaataacaatccgCTATTCCTCTCCGGCAGCGACGCAAAAATTTGGTCGGTTGTCAGCCAacgcaaaaataatttaagttctttcgCTTAATAATAGTATAATTATAAGAATACATTCGTTCCACAGGGATATatgggttgtcaaattgttttgatTACTTATAGAAACTGGGGGGAGGGGGGTTGTTTGTGATTATAACTAAATAAGAATAAAGCAAATAGAATAATACGATATCAGAAATAAAAAGTATTGGTTAGACttttcatcttccatcttccaacatGTTATCAACTGAATCAATTTCAAGATTCATTTTCTATCGATATCAATAACCCTAGAGCATCCTATCGCAGGATTACTCCGGCAAAACTCCTATTATCATCAAAAGCGCAAGAGCCACTCTTTGAATCCTTTCCACTAAACAACTTGGCGCAAGATCCACTCAAGTTTAACCCAATGAAAGCACTAATATTTATGAGTTTAGGTTATTCTAAGCAATCCGGTGCAAGAGCCACACGGATTTAACCTAGGTTACGCTTCTACATATAATTATATGGCAACATCCCGTTGTTAACAACTGTATTATGCTATTTCTAACAAGGATTATTCGACAATTCCGGATCCCAAACCTTAGTTTATCACTAGATATGAATGCATGCTCATTTAGTTTGCAACTTAAACAAACTAGCAATTCAATCATGCATGGAGTTATAAATGATATAACATAAGCGATACTAACAAATTATGAATGAATACTTCAATTGAATAATATGTCTTCCAACTTAGGACTACATCTCTAACCAATAAGAAAGGTTTAGTTactcatggatttcttaaaacccatgtaaaataataaagaggcaaATAAATCAAACCCTAAGTTGTAGAAAATCACCAACTCCAAAGCTCTCCACTTTCCTCCTCTTGTGTGTAAAAACGAATGATAAAAGATATCCTCAAAAGATATCAAAACACTCGCCTAAATAgctaaagggaaaattaggcgcgggcccagaaaaataatattctcattttcaggcccacaattaattttaggtaccgtgacatccataattattttcatgacacccataattatatgaaattattgaaaatgtctgcatgacggattatgcatccgcatgacgggttatgcatcaggggtataattgacaacgcaacttggatataacatatctaaaaatccgcgccttggaattttacaaattttatatcgttggaaatctttttaagagagctacgcaacaagtacaaaaaagaatatcaaatttttgtttttcacgaaaaaatcggagttgatcatcattttaggcaaaattttcgaaaacttgatacataaccatatTATGTAACCACcataaaagatgcataacacattctgcagacgcataacgaattatgcaaccattttatccactacataacaaattatgcatttggataacaaagttatgcattgataacaagttatgtaaccattgttttggttgatttgagtgcgtacataaaaaaattgatgcatgatgcagtatgcatccatatttacggatgcatatcaggttatgatTTTCGGATgcgtaacaggttatgcatccattttcacgactgcataacatgttatgtagatattattgtaggtgcatgacaagttatgcaaccttattttctgttggtttcaatactaagaaaaaagtagctgcataaccgttttctggactgcataaaaagtcatgcaaaaaaaaaaaaacaaccgcagaacgtgttatgcaaccaatttcgagaatgcataacaagttatgcaataaATTTTGTaggtgcataacctgttatgcatcactattcacacctccattttcttCACTGACGTTGCAGACTGGTACCCAAATATCCACATCTTGTAGGCTTATAAATCAGGTGAAAACTGCTGCCAAAAACCCCTTATACAAATCCCAAAATATCACTGCTAATCAGTC includes the following:
- the LOC113290743 gene encoding uncharacterized protein LOC113290743, which gives rise to MVQSRSCRHKLAGRLNHLETQNSGKLPSQPLNPIDFVNAVTLRSGTRTVQPEDAEKNKDPKGLILEKEITDSSQTDELPKENSKTPVSTYVPPFPFPRRFSNSKQDKEILDIFRKIHVNIPLTDAIKQVPKYARILKDLCTNKQRLTGNEVMKVGENASAILQKKLPLKCKDPGSFDILIVIGNTKFNKAMLDLGASVNVMPVNQLISSGFFVLEMTDGSTDTSLQLLLGRPFMSMTRTKIEVHDGSLTMEFDGEAPKLELKPLPGHLKYMYLGDNEELPVIVSNALNELQEQRLLRVLREYKTAIGWTIADIKGIIPSTCMHKIRLEDEAKPTREAQRRLNPSMMEVVKKEILKLLDVGVFYPISDRKWVIPVQVVPKKSGVTVVQNDNNELVPTRYNQIAITPEDQEKTTFTFLVYGDSFDLCLDNLTLILKRCVETNIVLNWEKCHFMVTHDIVLGHIISSKGLEVDKSKIDLIRSLTPPTTVREIRAFLGQAGFYRRFIKDFSNFAAPLCRLLQKDVVFNFDEKCLE